The DNA window GCTGCGGCGATGCCGCGCCGGCCCCAGTCGATCTGCTCTTGGGGCGTGCCGACGATCGCCATCATACGGCAAGCGTCGATGGCCCGAGCGGGAAGATTGTCGGCGTTGCTCAGGTCATACATCTGCATAAAAAGCTCACGGGCATTGTCGTTGCGGCCTTCACGCCACTCGAGGCGGCCGCGCACTCCCAGGTAGCGCGCGTAGCCGGCGGGGTAGTCCTTCGATGCGATCGCCGCGGCTTTGTCCAGCCACTCCTTCGCGCCGTCAAAGAGATTCTGGGTGAGGTGGCAGCGCGCCAACTGCGCCATAGCTTCGAGCTGTGTCGAGGTGTCGGACATCGCCGTCGCACCGGCAAGGGCCCGCTGGTAAAGACCGATTGCGGCAGGGAAGTTGCGGGCGTCAAACTGGTTGTCCGCCTGCGTCATGAGTTCTGTCGGTGTCGCAGGCATGTCGTCGCCGCGCACAAAGCAAACCGCAGCGAGCGACAGCGCCACCGCCACTGAGAGTAGAAATTCGAGACCAGGCGCCATACAGTTCATCGCGCTCCTTTCGCGCTTGCGGAATGTCCATTTGCGATTACCGTTGTCGACAATAAGCAATCAGCGGTCAAATTTGTCAATCTTCATGTCAGCATTAGTACGGCGACTCCGGCAATTGTAATGACGGTGCCGATGACGGCCCGGGCGGAGGGTCGTTCGTGATGGATCAACATCACCAGGGGAATGACAAATAACGGCGTGGTCGACATCAGGGTAGCCGCAATTCCGACTTTCGTATACTGGATTGAAGCTAGAGAGAGCCAGATGCCGGCGACGGGGCCAACAAAGGCCGCAATGAACATCGCCGTCAGAGCCTTGCGATCGGCGAGGCCGCGCAGAATGCCGGCGACTCGCTGCTGGAGCCCGGCGATGATCCAGGTCATGACCGCGGCGGCCAGCATGCGCACCGTGGCGGCACTCAAGGCGCTCACATTGTCCAGCATGCCAAGTTTGGCCGCGACCAGCCCAACCGCCTGGCTGAGTGCTCCGATTCCGGCGAGGAAGTACCCCCACGGTTTCGATCCGTTTTCCTGAGCACCGAAGGTCTTGACATTTCGCTCGAGGGAGACCCAGGTCAGGCCGGCCAGCGTGATGACAATTCCGAGCAGGGAGTACCAACGCAGGCTCTGGTTGAGAACAACCCACGAAATGAACACCGAGAAGATTGGCGAGGAGGCCGACAACAACGAGGCGATCCGCGGTCCAAGAATAACGAGGGACTTGAAGTAGCAGAGATCGCCGATGACCAGGCCGACCAGTGACGAAAAGACCAGCCAGGAGAACTGTGTTGAAGTGGCTTGGGCCGGCCAGATCATGCCCTGCGCGATCAGGCTGATCAGGACGAAGACGAGCGTGGCAATGGGGATGCGGATGGCATTGACGGTGAAGGCACCCACGCGACGACCCGCGAAGCTGAACAGCAAGCTGCCGAACGCCCAACACAGCGCCGCCGTCAACGCCAGGATTTCACCAAAAAAACTCATTGCCACAGACTCAGCACACAGCTGCAACGAAGGACGGAATGTACAAATGGAGCCGCTGCCCGCATAGCGGTATTCCGGGGCCAGCGGGTTTTCCGGCGACTTTTTATCGCTTGTTGCGGTACGGCCGATCGCGTATTGTTCGGGGTGGCGGCATCAACAGCCGCCAATTTATTGCCGATAATGATCCTATTGCTATTGCGGAGGACCGATGCTCTCTGTTGCGGAACAGATGAAGAGAATACGTGAGAATACGGTGGAAATCCTTCCCGAGGGGGAACTGGAAAAGAAACTGGAGCGTGCGGTCAGGTCCGGCAAGCCGCTGGTGATCAAACAGGGTTTCGATCCGACCGCGCCCGATATCCATCTCGGTCACACAGTCGGGCTGCGCAAGCTGCGGCAGTTTGCCGACCTCGGACATCACATTGTCATCATCATCGGCGATTATACCGCCCAGGTGGGTGATCCCTCGGGCCGCTCGGTCACCCGGCCGCAGTTGACGCTCGAGCAGGTTGAGGCAAATGCGCATACCTATCTCGAACAATTCTACAAGGTAATACCAGCCGAGATGTGCGAAGTGCGCCGCAATGGCGAGTGGTTGGCGCAAATGGCGTTTGCCGATATTCTGCGTCTAACCGGCAAGATGACTCTGGCGCGAATGATGGAGCGCGAGGATTTTGCCAAACGCTGGGCGGAGCAGGCGCCGATTTCGATCCACGAGCTGCTGTACCCATTGATGCAGGCGTACGATTCAGTGGCCATCAAGGCGGACGTCGAACTGGGTGCGACCGAACAGAAATTCAATTTGTTGACCGGCCGCCAGATTCAGGAGGCTTACGGCGTCGAGCCGCAGGTCGCCCTGACGCTCCCGGTCCTCGAAGGCATCGATGGTGTCCAGCGGATGAGCAAGTCGATCGGCAACTACATCGGCGTGGCCGAGCCGCCGAAAGAAATCTTCGGCAAGGTGATGTCGATTCCGGATCGGCTGATTATCCCGTATTTCCGACTCGTCAGCGACTATCCGTTTGCCCAGATCGACGAAATCGAACGGCAGATCGCCGCCGGCGAAAACCCGGTCAAGTTCAAGAAGGAACTGGGGCGGACGATTGTGCGTATGTACTATGACATGACAGCGGCCGAGCAGGCGGAGAAGGAATTTGAGAACATCTTCGCCAGGAAGGGGCTGCCGGACGAAATTCCGTCAATGCAGTACACGTGGGGGGAAGACACAATCTGGCTGCCCAAATTACTGGTCGAGCTGCAGATCATGGCCAGCACCAGTGAAGTGATGCGGTTGGTCAAGCAGGGCGGGATCACCGTGGACAATGAACGCATCTCGGACCAGAACGCGCAGTTAGTTGTCGAGCGCGAATATCTGCTCAAAGTCGGCAAGCGCGGGTTTTATCGTGTGAAAGGAACGCTGGTACGGAAGTAGTATGAAGAAGCTGCTCGTTCATCACCTGATCGCAGGACTGTTTCTGATTATTGCCGTTGCCGGGTGCGCAGCGCAGAAGCAGACAACCGCGGCACCGACGCGGCCGGTAAAGCTGCTGCCGGAGCGCGAGATGAATGAAGAGGCTTATCATCACTTCACCAACGGCGTGATCTACGAGCAAGAGGGGATGGTCGAGGAAGCGGCCCACGAATACGAGCAGGCGCTGACCTACGAACCGCTGTCCTTTGACATCCGCATGGCGCTGGGGCAGCTTTATCTCGGCATGAACCGCCCCGCGCAAGCGCTGGACACGTTTCTTCCGATCGCCGACAAGACGGCCGACACGTATCGCTTGATTGGCGATTGCTTCCGGTCGCTGCGCCAGGATGCCGAGGCCGAAAACGCCTATCGCCGCGCCTGGGCGACGGATTCCGCCAACGTCGCCTTGAACTATCAACTCGGCGCTTATGCCGCACGCGCCAACCGCATCGACGAAGCCGCCAAGTATTTGCGCAATGCCGCTGCCTTGTCCGGCAACACCGAGCTGTTTGTGCAGATCGCACAGATGTACGCCGACCTCAAGCTCTATGACTCCGCCGCCGTCGTGATCGAATCGGCGTTGCGGCAGAATCCGAAGGACGCCGGACTTTTCTCGGCTTTGGCGGTCTACCAGTATAGTGCCGGCAAGGCGGAGGCCGCGAAGGAAGCGCTGAAGCGGGGGATTGCCGTCGACAGCAGTAACGCGCGGCTGATCGCGCAGTTGATCGAGTCCTACAATGCCGAAGACAATCTCGATTCGCTGCGATATTACGGCGAGAAGTTGTCGGCGCTGGACGCACCGGAACCGCTGGTGATCGAGCGCATCGGCATCGTGATGATGCGCGCCGACCAGAAGGATCTGGCCGAAACGCTCTATCGCAAGCTGCTTGATCGCGACCCGGTGAATCGCTACGCGCTGTTTTATCTCGGCCGAATTGAGATCGAGCGCAAGCAGTGGGCGCCGGCCCTGGGTTACTTCAACCGTTTGGTCGCGGTGGATTCGACGATGCCGGACGGCTGGACCAATCTGGCGCTGATCCGACAACAGCAGCAACTGCCCGACAGCGCGCTCAAGACGCTCGAAGCCGCGATGGCGGTGGTGAAAGAAGAGCGAAGTAATGTTCAGTTGTTCTATGCGCAGTTGCTCTCGCAATCGAACCGGTCCGACAGCGCGATTACAATATTGAATAACGTCCTGGCGGAGGGCGGCGATTCGATCCGGGCCTTGTTTCAGCTGGGCGCCGAGTACGAGAAGCAAGGTGAGTTCGACCGCGCGGTGGAGTCGTTTGCCGCCGTGCTGAAGACCGATCCCGATAATCATCAGGCGTTGAACTTCCTCGGCTACATGCTGGCCGACAAGGGCGTGCGACTGGAAGAGGCGCTGGCGATGATTGAAAAGGCGGTAAAGGCGGAGCCGGAGAACGGCGCCTATCTTGACAGTTTTGCCTGGGTGCTGTACCGGCTGGGGCGGTATGACGAGGCGTTGATTCAGATTCAAAAGGCAATCAAGCTGACCAACAACGATCCCATCGTGATCGAGCATCTCGGCGATATTCAGTACGCACTCGGCAATTTGGAGTCCGCACGCGATGCGTGGAAGACTGTGCTGGCGCTCGACCCCAACAACAAAACCGTGCCGGACAAGCTGCGCCGGCAATAAACCGCAACACTCCCGCAGAATCTTCGTAATAGTCACAGAATCTGGTTGCGAAAGTCGACCGCGAGGCATTGATTTTCGGCGAACTAACATCTCACGGAAAGCGAGACGTCCTCATGAAAGTTTTCGGTATCATCCTGGCCGTACTCCTGATCCTGGTGCTGATCGTCGGCGGCTGGATTTGGAGCAATCGCGGTGGCTTGATTGACCGTTCGCAGGCGATTGACGAGAAATGGTCGCAAGTCCAGAATGTCTATCAACGGCGCTTCGATCTCATCCCCAATCTTGTCGCCAGTGTTGACAACTTCATGAAACGACAGCAGGAAACTCTGACCGAGGTGATCGGTATGCGGCAAAAGGTGCTGGATCTGAAGGGTTCGGCCGAAGCGGCGCTGAAGCAGGGCAACCCCGTCCTGCTCGATTCGCTGTCGGGACAACTGTCGAAGCAGTTGAATTCCTTTATCAATGTGGTGGTCGAGCGCTATCCGGACATCAAAGGTGAATCGCTTTACGCCGACCTGCAAACTCAACTCGAAGGCACTGAGAATCGCATCGCTCAGGAACGGCGGGTCTACAACGAAGTGGTGCGGGAATACAACACGTTCCGTCAGAAGGGCATTGGAGCGCTACTTGCCGGCACGGTGTTCGGCTACCCCTATGAGAAACCGTATTTCGCCGCCAGTGCTGAGGCACAGCAGGCGCCCAATGTGAAGCAGCTCTTTGAGTAGATATCTTCGTTTGCGATACGCCGCCGGCCGGGCGGCAGTTCTGGCGCTGATTCTGGTTGCCCTGGCGGCCGCACTTGAGGTGCCCAACTACACCTCGCCCGTGACCGACCTTGACGGGCTGCTCAGTGATGATGCGCGCTCAGCGCTCGAACAGAAGATTCTTGCCTATCGCGATCAGTCGCAGAACGAAATCGCCGTCTTGATCATTCCTTCGCTGGAAGGCGAGTCGCTGGAGGACTACGCCCACGAGGTTTTTAATACCTGGGGTGTCGGCAAGGCCAAAGGCGACAACGGCGTGCTGTTTCTAATGGCGGTCGGAGACAAGCAGGCGCGAATCGAGGTCGGCTACGGACTCGAAGAAAGCTTGACCGACCTCGAGGCCGGGCGGCTGGTGCGCCGCGATTCGCCGATGGCACAGAGCTTCCGCGCCGGCAACTGGGACGAAGGGATTGGGGCGGTGGTCGACGGAATCATCATCGCCATTGGCGGCGAATACGATCCCGCCCCGCCACCGGCCGACGACGTTCCCGGTTTCGTACCCTTCATCTTCCCGATCTTCTTTATTATCTGGGTCCTCTTCATTTTGATCTCGGGAATCCGGCAAGCCAAGAAGAAAGGGGCGGACTGGGGCTCGATTTTCGGCGGATCGGGCGGCTCCAGAGATTGGCACTGGGGAAGCGGCGGCAGTAGCAGTCACAGTTCGGGTGGCGGTTTTAGTTTTGGTGGCGGTTCGTCCGGCGGCGGCGGCGCTTCGGGAGGCTGGTGACCTGATGGCGATGCATCGAATCATCAATCAGTACTTTTCCGAAGTTGACTTCGAGGCGATCAAGGCCGCAGTTGCAGAGTCCGAGACCAGGACCAGCGGCGAGATTGTCGTCCGTATTTCACCGCAATCGCACGCGTGGTTGTCCGAGCGAATCCTGGTCGCTGGTTTTGCTTCGCTGATCGGCGTCGCCGTTTCCCTGTGCCTGACGCGCGAAGTCAACTGGGGCGTCTACTACGACTTTTCGCAGGCGACGCTCTGGGGACTGATCGCGTTTCTCCTGGGCTTTTTCGGCGTGGCGCCGCTGCTCCGCACGGCCGGTCGCCGGCGCGGATTCGTATGGCGGCGCGGGCTGCAGGTCTTCCACGATCTGACTGCCACCAAGGGGCAGACCGGCGTCTTGATCCTGGTTTCGTTGACCGAATGCGAAGCCGCCATTGTCGCGGACAAAGCCATTGCCGACAAGCTGCCGACGAGCTACTGGGATCATCCGCACGCACTGCTGGTGGCCTCGATGAAAGACGACCGCCACAGCGAGGGGCTGATCGTCGCCATCCGCGAGATCGGCGCCAAGTTGGCGGAGTATTTCCCGACTCAGCCCGACGACGTCAACGAGATGCCGGATCGTCCAGAAATCGCCTGAACGCGATTATCTACTAACTCGCTCCACTACTCTTGCCTATATTCCCGCTGATACGATCGAGCGGTTTCTGCAATTTCGGAGTTGAGCAATGGAAGATTCAAAAAGTCGTAATGCCGTAGAGGAGTTCTTCCTCAAACACGGCTTTTCCACCCGCGCGCTGCACGCCGGCGAACATATCGCCGGGCACCATTCCAACGCGCACACCGTCCCCATCTATCAGACCTCGACCTTCGTCTTCGACAGCGCCGAGCAGGGGAAGAAGCTGTTCGCGGCCGAAGATAATGGTTTTATCTATACCCGCCTGGGCAATCCGACGGTGCTCACGGCGGAAGCCAAGCTCAACGCTCTGGAAGGCAGCGGGGTCAAGCTGCGCGACCCGGAACAGGTGCGGGTGTCGTCGTTGCTATTTTCATCGGGAATGTCGGCGATCGCCGGTATCATGTTCGCTCTCCTGCAGCAGGGTGACACGCTGATTCGCGGGGATGTCGTCTACGGCTGCACCGACAGCCTTTTCACCCACGTGCTGCCGCGCTTCGGCGTCAAGGTCGTCGTTGTCGACACATCCAATCTCAACGAGGTCGAGCAAGCAATGAAGGCGAATCCGTCGGCCAAGGGCGTCTATTTCGAGACCCCGACCAATCCGACCATGACCATCACCGACATCGCTGCCGTCACCCAGATTGCCAAGCGGTACAACCCCGCGTGCCTGGTCATCGTCGACAATACCTACGCTACTCCGTACTTGCAGCGGCCGCTCGAACTGGGAGCAGAGGTCGTGATGCACTCCGCCACCAAGTACATTTCCGGGCATGGCCACGTGATCAGCGGCGCGGTGATTACCGATAACGAGAGTTTCAAGGACAAGCTCTACGGTGTAATGAAAGACATGGGCGGCTGTCCGTCGCCATTTGACGGCTGGCTCATCTATCTCGGTCTGAAGACGCTGGCGTTGCGGATGGATCGCCATTGTGCCAGCGCGACGATGATTGCCAAGTATCTGGAGCAACATCCGGCAATCCGGCGCGTCTACTACCCGGGTCTACCCAGCCATCCGCAGCACGAGTTGGCGCGGCGGCAGATGAAGGCGTTTGGCGGCGTGCTGGCCTTCGAGATGCAGGGGGGGTATGGAGCAGCGCGTCAATTGATGGACAGCATCAAGCTCTTCACGCTGGCGGTAAGTCTCGGTACCGTCGACTCGTTGATTCAACATCCGGCCTCGATGACCCACTCGGGCGTCGCGCCGGAGATTCGGCAGAGAATCGGTATCACCGACGGGTTGGTGCGGCTGTCGATCGGCCTGGAGGATCCGGACGATCTCATTTCCGCGCTGGACGAAGGATTGGCCGTCGCTGCCCAAGCCTAACTTGATCGGCACCGGAAAATACGAAGCGCCGCCGGATTACCGACGGCGCCTGGCGTTACTGGAGAATTTCGAAACCGATCAGCTAATTCTTCTTCTGGAAGTCCTTCATGAATTCGACCAGCTTCTCAATCGCTTCAACCGACACAGCGTTGTACATCGAGACCCGCACGCCGCCGACCGAGCGGTGGCCTTTGAGTCCGACGAATCCGGCCGCCTTCGCCTCTTTGATGAACTTGTCTTCCAGCTCCTCCGAGCCGAGTCGCAAGGTAGCGTTCATCCAGGAGCGGCTGTCCGGACGGACGGTACCGCGATAGTAGCCGTTGGATCCGTCGATCTGGCCGTACAGCAGGTCATACTTGCGCTTGTTGCGTTTTTCGACCTCGCCCAATCCGCCGATTGAGTCGATCCAGCGCATGGTCAGCATCGTCATGTAAATCGCAAAGACCGGTGGCGTGTTATAGAGTGAGTCTTCTTTCGCGTAGGTCGAGTAGCTCAGAATCTTCGGCAGACCGGTTTTTTGCTTCTGCAGGAAGTCATCGCGAATGAGCAGGACGGTTACCCCCGCCGGTCCCATATTCTTCTGCGCACCGGCGTAAACAAACGACATCCTCGAGACATCGACGCGCTTGGACATAATATCCGACGACATGTCAACGACGAGCGGCACATTGCCGGTATCCGGGTATTCGCGTAATTGCGTGCCAAAAATGGTATTGTTTGAAGTCATATGCACGTACTGAGCGCCCGGACTCAGCTTGATCTGGTCGTTCTTCGGCACCCAGGTGAACTTGTCCGGTTCCGAGGTGGCGGCGACATTGACTGTACCGAAGAGCTTGGCCTCGGATGCCGCTTTCTGCGCCCACGCTCCCGTAATCACATAATCCGCCGCCTGCCCTTGCGAAAGGAAGTTCATCGGCACCATGGCGAATTGCAGGGATGCCCCGCCGCCCATGAACAGAATGTGGAAATTGTCCGAGATGGCCAGGTGCTTTTTGATCAAGCTCTTGGTTTCGGCGAGAATAGCTTCAAAGTCCTTCGAACGATGGCTGATCTCCAGCACCGACATGCCGGTGCCTTTGTAATCGAGCATCTCGGCCGCAGCGGCTTTCAGCGCTTCTTCGGGTAACGCCGCCGGGCCGGGGTTAAAATTAAAGACACGTTTCATGGCTGGTTATCCTCTCATTTACCAAAGAAGCCGGCGTCGGCCGCTTTTGTAATAATCCTGTCAACGGCTTTGCCGATGCGCAACAAGTTCTCATTCGTCGAAGCCCCAATATGCGGCGCGAGGAGGGTATTGGGCGCCCCGACCAGGGGAGTAGTCTCCGGCGGATCGGAGTACCAGACGTCGTTGGCGTAGAAGCCGATCTTGCCCGACTTCAGTGCATCGACGACGTCGGCTTCAATTACGCACTTGCCGCGCCCGGTATTGATGATGACCACGCCGTTCTTCATCCGGGCAATGGTCTCCTTGTTGATGAAGCCGCGGGTTCGGTCGGTGAGGGGCGTATGAATCGAGATGTAGTCGCAGATCGGCAGCATATCCTCGAGCGTTGGCTTGATCAGGATGTCATCGGAAACATCGACCGACGGGTCGTAGCCGACGACCATCATGCCGAACGCCTTGGCGCGGCGGGCCAGCTCGGTGCCGATGCGGCCGCAGCCGATGATGCCGAGAATCTTGCCGTACAATTCGGTTCGCTTCAGTTCCTTCTTCATCCACTTGCCGGCCTGCATGGAGGTGTTGGCCTCGACCAGCCGATTCGGAACCGCGATCATCATGGCGAAGGCCAATTCGGCGACCGCGATGCTGGAGGCCTCGGCCGTGTTGCGCACTTCAATGTTCTTCTCGCGCGCGTACTTGACATCGATATTGTCGAGGCCGACGCCGCCGCGAATAATCATCTTCAGTGACTTGCCTTTGTCAATGAAGTCCCGGTCGCCTTTCGTCTTGGAACGCACCAGAGCGACGGTGGCGTTGGGGAGTTCGTTGATGTCCGACGTCACTTCGCCGTGCTTCTTCAGCAAATCGGGAAGCGTCGGATC is part of the Candidatus Zixiibacteriota bacterium genome and encodes:
- a CDS encoding hydroxyacid dehydrogenase, which translates into the protein MKILICDAFDPTLPDLLKKHGEVTSDINELPNATVALVRSKTKGDRDFIDKGKSLKMIIRGGVGLDNIDVKYAREKNIEVRNTAEASSIAVAELAFAMMIAVPNRLVEANTSMQAGKWMKKELKRTELYGKILGIIGCGRIGTELARRAKAFGMMVVGYDPSVDVSDDILIKPTLEDMLPICDYISIHTPLTDRTRGFINKETIARMKNGVVIINTGRGKCVIEADVVDALKSGKIGFYANDVWYSDPPETTPLVGAPNTLLAPHIGASTNENLLRIGKAVDRIITKAADAGFFGK
- a CDS encoding DMT family transporter; this encodes MSFFGEILALTAALCWAFGSLLFSFAGRRVGAFTVNAIRIPIATLVFVLISLIAQGMIWPAQATSTQFSWLVFSSLVGLVIGDLCYFKSLVILGPRIASLLSASSPIFSVFISWVVLNQSLRWYSLLGIVITLAGLTWVSLERNVKTFGAQENGSKPWGYFLAGIGALSQAVGLVAAKLGMLDNVSALSAATVRMLAAAVMTWIIAGLQQRVAGILRGLADRKALTAMFIAAFVGPVAGIWLSLASIQYTKVGIAATLMSTTPLFVIPLVMLIHHERPSARAVIGTVITIAGVAVLMLT
- a CDS encoding tetratricopeptide repeat protein, coding for MKKLLVHHLIAGLFLIIAVAGCAAQKQTTAAPTRPVKLLPEREMNEEAYHHFTNGVIYEQEGMVEEAAHEYEQALTYEPLSFDIRMALGQLYLGMNRPAQALDTFLPIADKTADTYRLIGDCFRSLRQDAEAENAYRRAWATDSANVALNYQLGAYAARANRIDEAAKYLRNAAALSGNTELFVQIAQMYADLKLYDSAAVVIESALRQNPKDAGLFSALAVYQYSAGKAEAAKEALKRGIAVDSSNARLIAQLIESYNAEDNLDSLRYYGEKLSALDAPEPLVIERIGIVMMRADQKDLAETLYRKLLDRDPVNRYALFYLGRIEIERKQWAPALGYFNRLVAVDSTMPDGWTNLALIRQQQQLPDSALKTLEAAMAVVKEERSNVQLFYAQLLSQSNRSDSAITILNNVLAEGGDSIRALFQLGAEYEKQGEFDRAVESFAAVLKTDPDNHQALNFLGYMLADKGVRLEEALAMIEKAVKAEPENGAYLDSFAWVLYRLGRYDEALIQIQKAIKLTNNDPIVIEHLGDIQYALGNLESARDAWKTVLALDPNNKTVPDKLRRQ
- a CDS encoding TPM domain-containing protein; translation: MSRYLRLRYAAGRAAVLALILVALAAALEVPNYTSPVTDLDGLLSDDARSALEQKILAYRDQSQNEIAVLIIPSLEGESLEDYAHEVFNTWGVGKAKGDNGVLFLMAVGDKQARIEVGYGLEESLTDLEAGRLVRRDSPMAQSFRAGNWDEGIGAVVDGIIIAIGGEYDPAPPPADDVPGFVPFIFPIFFIIWVLFILISGIRQAKKKGADWGSIFGGSGGSRDWHWGSGGSSSHSSGGGFSFGGGSSGGGGASGGW
- a CDS encoding LemA family protein — translated: MKVFGIILAVLLILVLIVGGWIWSNRGGLIDRSQAIDEKWSQVQNVYQRRFDLIPNLVASVDNFMKRQQETLTEVIGMRQKVLDLKGSAEAALKQGNPVLLDSLSGQLSKQLNSFINVVVERYPDIKGESLYADLQTQLEGTENRIAQERRVYNEVVREYNTFRQKGIGALLAGTVFGYPYEKPYFAASAEAQQAPNVKQLFE
- a CDS encoding tetratricopeptide repeat protein, yielding MAVALSLAAVCFVRGDDMPATPTELMTQADNQFDARNFPAAIGLYQRALAGATAMSDTSTQLEAMAQLARCHLTQNLFDGAKEWLDKAAAIASKDYPAGYARYLGVRGRLEWREGRNDNARELFMQMYDLSNADNLPARAIDACRMMAIVGTPQEQIDWGRRGIAAAEQSGLLENLASLWNNLAASYGDQGDYVNACDAFLKAREYHWRFGNEIGKLYADYQVGWALRMKGDLDQALTWLRPSLAWAERLGNDDVEAQACEDLGEIAFARSDFRSAAAYLKRALEHFVKAGYPDHSPEKVAALEKRITEAERRQE
- a CDS encoding PLP-dependent transferase, whose amino-acid sequence is MEDSKSRNAVEEFFLKHGFSTRALHAGEHIAGHHSNAHTVPIYQTSTFVFDSAEQGKKLFAAEDNGFIYTRLGNPTVLTAEAKLNALEGSGVKLRDPEQVRVSSLLFSSGMSAIAGIMFALLQQGDTLIRGDVVYGCTDSLFTHVLPRFGVKVVVVDTSNLNEVEQAMKANPSAKGVYFETPTNPTMTITDIAAVTQIAKRYNPACLVIVDNTYATPYLQRPLELGAEVVMHSATKYISGHGHVISGAVITDNESFKDKLYGVMKDMGGCPSPFDGWLIYLGLKTLALRMDRHCASATMIAKYLEQHPAIRRVYYPGLPSHPQHELARRQMKAFGGVLAFEMQGGYGAARQLMDSIKLFTLAVSLGTVDSLIQHPASMTHSGVAPEIRQRIGITDGLVRLSIGLEDPDDLISALDEGLAVAAQA
- the serC gene encoding 3-phosphoserine/phosphohydroxythreonine transaminase; the encoded protein is MKRVFNFNPGPAALPEEALKAAAAEMLDYKGTGMSVLEISHRSKDFEAILAETKSLIKKHLAISDNFHILFMGGGASLQFAMVPMNFLSQGQAADYVITGAWAQKAASEAKLFGTVNVAATSEPDKFTWVPKNDQIKLSPGAQYVHMTSNNTIFGTQLREYPDTGNVPLVVDMSSDIMSKRVDVSRMSFVYAGAQKNMGPAGVTVLLIRDDFLQKQKTGLPKILSYSTYAKEDSLYNTPPVFAIYMTMLTMRWIDSIGGLGEVEKRNKRKYDLLYGQIDGSNGYYRGTVRPDSRSWMNATLRLGSEELEDKFIKEAKAAGFVGLKGHRSVGGVRVSMYNAVSVEAIEKLVEFMKDFQKKN
- a CDS encoding tyrosine--tRNA ligase; the encoded protein is MLSVAEQMKRIRENTVEILPEGELEKKLERAVRSGKPLVIKQGFDPTAPDIHLGHTVGLRKLRQFADLGHHIVIIIGDYTAQVGDPSGRSVTRPQLTLEQVEANAHTYLEQFYKVIPAEMCEVRRNGEWLAQMAFADILRLTGKMTLARMMEREDFAKRWAEQAPISIHELLYPLMQAYDSVAIKADVELGATEQKFNLLTGRQIQEAYGVEPQVALTLPVLEGIDGVQRMSKSIGNYIGVAEPPKEIFGKVMSIPDRLIIPYFRLVSDYPFAQIDEIERQIAAGENPVKFKKELGRTIVRMYYDMTAAEQAEKEFENIFARKGLPDEIPSMQYTWGEDTIWLPKLLVELQIMASTSEVMRLVKQGGITVDNERISDQNAQLVVEREYLLKVGKRGFYRVKGTLVRK